AGTAAAAGAGCCAACTCGTCGGTTAACTCTTGGATGGCAATGAGGTCTGGTTTTTCGACGTGAATCAGGTCGGCAATGCTCTGCGCGTTGCGGTTGGCGTAATGCACGTTAAAGGTCATCACTCGTAATTCATTGGTCGTATTTTCGGCTTTCACTTGAGCTAGCCGGGGTGTCAGTAAAGGCCCATAGGATGCGCCAAAAATCAGGAGCAGCAGCCCTATGGCCCCCATCAACCGGCGTCGTTGGCCCAGCCAGGCGATAACGAACGCGGGCAGGAGGGCCATAAAAAACCAGGGCGCAAAATAGCTACCCAGTCTGATTGCCAACCAGCGGTCTCCTGGATAATGGCGCAGCACCTGCCAGGCCAGTAAGGCGACAACAAAGATTTGGCTGGCGGCGATGCTTAATCGTCCCCCAAAACGGATGAAAGCGGGTAAACGCGAGCGCAATCGGGTTAAGGGCATGGCTATCTCCTTTAGGGTTTGAGGAGTTGTTTTTAGCCCAGTATATCATCATCCATTCGCCCCTGTTGGACAAACGATAGACTGAATTCTGACCAAAATTTGACCGTTTGGAGAGGAGTTTAATCTTGGATCCAGAATAACTCTGTGACCACCGGTAAATGGTCGGAACCTCCCGAAGTAGGCAGGGTGCTGGCCTGCCGGGCAAAGAAGTGATGGCTGTAAAAAATGTGGTCAATGCGCACCAGGGGAGGAAGGGCGACCCTGCCTCTAAACCGGCGGGTATGGGCCGGGTAGGAAAAACCAAAACCCCAGCCCGCTTCCCAGTGGGCGTTTTGCAAATGTTGGCTGATCAGCCGGTATGTTTCGGCCTGGTCGGTGGTGTTGAAGACGCCGCCCAGGATCAGCGGGCCGTCCATAGCCGCGATCTCGTCAACCAGGCCGGAGATTTCGCGGTATTGTTGCGACCACCTGAACGGTGCATGCGGATGCGCATTCCATACGGCAATTGGGCCGGCGGGCGTGTCGGCTATCACTTTTTGAGTACGCCCGTTTTGGTAGGATGCCCTTCTTGGGGTCAGGGGATAGCGGCTGGCGATGGCCTGGCCGATGGCGGGTTCATAGATAAAATGTAATTCACTGCCCCGATAGAGATCGGTTAAGGCCTGGTTCAAGGCGAGGGCATCGGATCGTTTAACTTCCTGCAAAAGCAAAATATCGGGTTGTTCTTGTCGAATCAAGGCCGCAGCGGAAGAGATGTCTCGGTTTCTGGCCCATACATTGTAGCTCATCACCTTCAAGGGAGTGCTGGCAGCCAGGACGGTGGGAGGTCGCGGCAAAAAAAGCGGGGCAAAAGTCAGCCCGATCAGCAGCGTAGGAATAGCCAAAAGCATCATCAAACGATAGCGGCGGGCCACTCCGGCGACGACCAGGGCAGGGATCAACCCAACCAGCAACCAGGGCATCAGATAATTGGCCAGGCGCACCGGCAGCAGGCGGTCGCCGGGCCACCACCGCAGGGCGTACCACAGCAGTAAGCCCAGCCCAAAGAGCCACAGCCCGCCCCAAAAAAGAGTCACCGGGATGCGCCATAATTTTTTAAGCAGTGAAAGTAATAGATTTAACATCGGTTATGTATCTCCTTCAAAAGCAGAATAGGGTTAGTGCTGTTCTGGCAGGTAAATATTCAAAAGCTCTGCCAGCGCAGACAGGGAATAGGTACAGGTTTCGGGAACGTATTTTTTTAGCAAATTCATTTTATGGATCAATTGCTCGGTGCTGATAGAGCCAAAATTGCCCGTCGCATTGACCAGTTCCAAAAAGGGCGTGACCGCATTGGCTTGAGGAATGTTATTGATGGCAAAGAGTACCGTGGCTTCAACGTGGCGCTTGTCAATTTTTTGCCCCAGCGTGATGTTTGGACTGTGCATCACTCATCCTCCTGAAAATATAGACCTGAACGATTAATGGTTGCTGAATTTCTATGATCTATATGCTCATGTACGTCAATCCTGTGATGAAGGTTACTTGATTCGTCATAGATAGATTATCTAGGTATAGCTCTAAAAATATTCCTGACCATCCGGCCAGGATAATTGGGTCAAGCCGGTAGGCCCGATTGAGTTTGGTTACGCTGTAACCAGCGGGCCACCAACCAAACCAAGAGAGGATAAAGGGTCAGGCCAATCGTGAGCAACCCCAAGGGTAATTTATGGAGCAAAACGATTTTTGTGGTGAGGGTAGTGATAAAATAGGCCGGTAAACTTTTCCCCACTAGGATCATGAGCATCACCCCGCCTATGTAAATCAACTGGGTCCCAATGAGTCCGGCCAACAAATAGATACCACGCCGGCTTGGTCGGGCGGCGCGCAGACTGGCGGCTAAAACAAGAATCCACAGAATAGAAAAGGCCGTCTCCAGCCAGACGATGTTACCCGGATAGATGTTGCCCGGTCCCCAACCGGTAGTGACAAGCTGCTGCCGGCCAATGAGGGTTTTGAAGGCCAGGTAGGTGGTAAAGGGCAGGGTCATCAAGGTGGCATGCTGCCAGCTCTCAACCGCCAGGATGGTGACCAGGAGCGGAAAGCTGACAAAAAAGACCCAGTGCGTGCCCGGCAAAACCAGCAAGGCCAAAAAAAGCCAGCCCAGCCAGGCATACCACCAGGTTGGCCAGCTTTGTCGCCAGGCCACTACCGCTCCCAGGCCAAAGATGACCAGAAATATACTTACCGGAATATATTGTCCCACAAAGTAACGGCCCAAACCGCTGATACCCAAAATGGGCAAGGCGGCCAGGAGAATATCGGGCCAATCAACCACGCCGGCAGCCTGCCGCCACGCATTGCCTATTTTGCGCGGCAGACCAAAGGCCTGGATCGCTTTGGTTTCTGCTTCTGGGCGAGTCAGACCTCGTCGCTGCCACTCCTGGGTGAGTTCTTCCAGATGAGTGCGGATTTCAGCCTCGGCTTCAGCCCGCAGGTGCTGCGGAAGAGTTTTGCGAAAATCTTTCAAATATTGTTGGATGGCTGACATTAGCCTCTATTCCTCCCCCGATCATGATTATTGCCTGCCGCAGGCGGCCCTTTTTTAACGAATTTATGGATGGGTATGGTTGACTCCTGTGGTCTAGGCCAGACCCTCCAATAGCTTCAATAAGTGGTGGGAAAAGTCGCTCCACTGCCTGGCCGACTTTTCCAGTTCAACTCGCCCCTTGTCTGTAATGTAGTAATATTTGCGCGACGGGCCGTCTTCAACCACTTCCCATGTGCTTTCTACCAGGCCATCTTTTTCCAGCCGATGGAGGGCCGGGTAAAGCGTGCCCTGTTCCAGGTCAAAATAACCTTCGCTGCGGGTTTGCAACTCTTTGACAATTTGGTAGCCATACATGGGGCGTTCGGCCAGCAGGCGCAGCAACATCACGGTGGTGCTGCCGGTACGCATGTCAAGTTTGCTCATATTTTGCCTGGCCTCCTTTCTCCTCCTCTTTCTTTGTACCTAGACATTCTACTATAATTAACGGAGTCTGTCAAGAGGGGCGTTACCTATCCAGGTCTTCTGACCAACGACCAATGACCAACGACGAAGGATCAAATTCGTTATTGTTTGTTGGTCATTCGTCGTTGGTCGTTCGTCTTCCATATTTGACAAACAAACCGGGAATAACTACTATATATAGTAGTTTGTTTTTGTAAATCCTCTATATGTAGTAGGGTATTGGGCCGGCCAGTCAAAAATCAAGCTGAGGCTTTGAGGCCGGAGACAGCGTTGAGTCAAAATGAGGGCTTGACAAACAGCCGGTCAGACTCTACAATAACATGACATAATATTTTGTATCGAAAAATGGGTGGCGGATGTTTGGTAAACGCAAGCTAGAAGATTTGAGCGTTGAGGAACTGGAAAAGACGTTGCTGATTAAAAAACGGCAGGTCCGTTTAGAGCGCTTTCAACGTCTATCCCAGGCGGGTTGCTCGGCGAACCAGGCGTTGGTAGGACAAGACCCAACGCCGCCAACTTTATCCGCAACCCCATCTACCCCCCAGAAAAGTACGCCCGTGGCCGTAACTGGTTTCCAAGCAGCGGTGGTGCAGCCTTTGCCGGGCCACAAAGAGAAGCCAAGAATCCTTAATAGAGAAGCGCGATCAGAACGTTCCCGTTCCAAAAAAATTACGGATACACTATTGCTGACCCTGGAGGTTACGGCCGTGCTTGGCCTGGTGGTGGTACTGGTCATATCTTATTTCAACCTCAGAGAATTGAACGACGAGGTGTCCATTGCCCAGCAGAATGGAGCGGCTGCCGAGGCCGCGCCCACCCCAACCGCTTCGCCGCCTGTCTCGTTGACTCAATTGCCCGGCGGTCACTCCCCGCCCACTTCACCCGGCGGGGCCGCGCCGGATGTGCCGCTGCATTTGCAGCAGTGGGTGCAGCCGTCGCTTGGACCGGCGTCGGCAGTAGCCCTAGCCGTGGAACAGAAGCCAAATCCGCCCACCCGGATTGTCATCCCTAAAATCAATGTGGATGCGCCAATTGTGGCCAATATTACCTGGGAAGATTTAAAAAAGGGAGTGGGCCATTTGCCGGGCAGCGCCAATCCGGGCGAACGCGGCAACCTGTACCTGGCGGCGCACAACGATATTTTTGGCGAGATATTCCGGCATCTGGACCGGCTTGAACCCGGCGATGAATACTTTATTTACAGCGGCGAGCAAAAGTTTCGGTATGTGGCTACAGAAAAGCGCATCATTGAGCCTACCGACGTGGAAGTGATGTGGCCGACCACCAACCCTGTTGCCACCCTGCAAACCTGCTATCCTTACCTCATAGATACCCACCGCCTGGTTGTGATTGGTGAATTAGCTGAATAACCGGCCGGGTGGTATAATCTTCACTCTTAAACCCTATAAAGGAGAATTTGCCAATGGCCAAACGCTCACGTCGCACCCGACTGCAACAGGCTGAAAAACGAAAACAAGTTGTTCCTCCGGCTGTTGAACCTGCCCCTGGTCAGGCTATAACTGACGCGACCACTCCCGGTATGGGTGTGGGCCAATCAACGCAGCGCAAAATTGTAGATTTTGTCCAGGAATACGCCTACGTTTATAAAGAGATGCGGAATATTGTTTTGATCGCCCTTTTGATGTTTGTGGTGCTGATTGGATTGTCGTTTGTAATTTAGCAGCGACGATCTATGTTTGAAGGCCCTAAAGGTGCATGAACCAGTGGTTCGCCTGAAATCTTTAGGGCTTGTTTTTTACTCCTTACTGGCCCCGGTCTGCTTCCTCCTGTTACAACTTCATCTGGTGGGGGTCTGTCCGATATTTTAGGAGGACTGGGGGATGTGGGGGGTATCCCCCCAAATTCCCCCCTGTGCTTTCCTAAATTCTGGACGCACCCATCTGGTGGTTGTTCGTTGTAAAAAACTCTTTTTTGACTAAAATAAATCTCTAAAAGGCGAATCTTGAAGAGATTCTTTTGTGGTGAAGGTAAAGTGCAAAAAAAGGATTCCTGGGATGAGTCAAACTTAATAAAAACCCTGGCTGCCTTGAATGAGATTGAAACAAGCATCAATCGATTAGGCATGGGCAACGACCTGACCGTTACGCTGCGTTTGATTGTGCAAAATGCGGTGCGGGTGGTAACCGCGGGCGCCGACGATAACCAGGCCCAGCCTAACGCCTCGGCGGTAATTTGGGTTTATGACCAGGCTCACCAGGGGTCTGATTTTGACCTGCGGGTAGCGGCGGGCGAACCGCCGGGCGCTTCCCCCGACGATGCGCCGCGGCCAGAGGGACTAGGTGGGCGAGCTATTCGGCGTCGTCGCCGGGTGTTGTCTTATGAAGAGCGTGATCTATCCATCCACCCCGCCAAGCGGCAAGCTGGCGCTCAATCTCTGGTGTGTTATCCGCTGCTTGTCGGCGATGAGGTAATGGGCCTGCTTTATGTTTATCGTTGCGATAAACGTTGTTTTAATGAAACGGAACTGCTTATCCTGGATAATTTTGTCAACCTGGCTACCATGGCCATTTATCATGGCCGGCAAGTGGGGGGGATGGCCCGCGCCCTGGAACGCAAAGTAAAAGAACTGGAAAAGTTACGTTGGGCTTCGCAGTTGATTAGCAGCCGGACCAACCTGCCCGAAACGTTTCAGGAAATTTTAAATATTGGCCTGGATATTACCGCCGCCCAATACGGTAGTTTTAGATTGTATGACAAAGAAAAGGATTTGTTACTCATTGCGGCGCTGGCCGGACGCAAAGAGGGGCTGGCCGATGTATCGCCCTTGCCCGTTAACGAGCGTAGTGTGATGGGTTGGGTAGCCACCAAAAAGCAATCGCTCTTGATCCCGGATTTGCAAGACTCGCCCTGGAAAGCCATTTACCACCCCCTGCCTGCCGACCGGCAGATGCATGCCGAATTGGCCGTGCCCCTCATTGGCGCCGGCGAGGCCCTTGAGGGCGTGCTGAATATCGAAAGTCCCCGGCCCAATGCCTTCACCGAGGACGACCAGCATCTCTTGGAAGCTCTGGCTACTCAGGTAGTGGTGGCTTTACAAGAGATGCGTTTGTTGGACGCCATGCAGGAAATTGCCGAGGTTCTCCTGACCGCCAATGAGGAAGAATTATTAAAATTGATTCTCGACCGGGCCTGTGACTTGATTAACACCTCGGTTGGCTCAATCTGGACCACGTCTGATCCCAGAACCCTGGTGTTGCACCAATCCACTCAGGGCGAGCGACGGGCCAAACGCCTGCCGCTCAACGATAGTTTTACTGGCCAGGCTATCCGGCTTCATCGCCCCATTACCGTTGACGATGTGCGCGTTCATCCTGATTTTAAGCACCAAGAGTTGGCTGTTGAACAGGGCTGGGTCTCGGCCATTGTGGTGCCCATGTTAATGCCCGGCGAACCTGAACACGCACTGGGAAGTTTTAGCCTTTACACCTCTCAGCGCCGGGATTTTTCTGATTGGGATAAAAAGCTGTTGACCTGCCTGGCCAATCACGCCGCCATTGCCATTCAAAACGCCAAAGGCGTAGCCCAGTTAAAACAAGCCTACAATTTAAGTGAACGCGAGCGCGAGGTGTTGACCCTGTTGATCCAGGGCCAAACCAACAAAGAGATTGCCGACACTTTAATCGTCAGCGTCAACACGGTTAAAAAGCACGTGCAGAGTATTTTTGCCAAACTTGAGGTGGATAGCCGGGCGGCGGCTGTGGCCAAGGCATTGGGCCAGGAGTAATTTTGGTGGTATAATTACTGGCCCAAGGAAGGAGTTGTGCGTTTGGATTTGTATATTGGCCCGCGCCGCCAACGGCGCGGGCGTGGGATATTACTGGTTTTTGCCGTTTTAATGCTCATTGGCCTGATAGCCTGGCAGCAAGGCTGGTTGCCTGAAGCAGTCACGGCCAGGCTGGAGCAACAGGCCGGGCCGGAGACCCTGTTGCCGGCTGCCGCGCCATTGCCGCCAGAATCAGCCTTGACCACGCCTGATACCGTCCGGTCCCAGCCGGTGATGAATTTGCCTTCTATTGCCCCAACCGCTACGCCCCAAACCCAGGCCTATACGGCTGATCTCTACCAAGAGGCCGCCGTGGATGACGAAATCCCCTGGCCCAACGTTGGCGGACGGGCCAAAATAGTCACCTATACCGTGCAAGAAGGGGATACGCTGTGGAGTATTGCCGCTCAATTTGAACTGGACGTTGATACCCTGCGCTGGTCTAACCCGGATTTGGAACGCAATCCCGATGTGGTTCCGCTGGGCGCGGAACTACTCATTTTGCCGGTGCAGGGTGTTTATCACCGGGTAGCCGCCGGCGACACGGTTGAGGACATTGCCGCCCGTTACGGCGTGTCTAAAGAGGATATTACCCATTATCCCCCCAATGCTCTTTATGCTCCCTATGAGTTAGAATCCGGCCAGGGGGTCATTGTCCCTTATGGCCGGAAAGAACTGGATATACCCAAACCGTCGCTGTCGCCTGACTCGCCCCTGGCCTGGCCCCTGGTTGGCCCCATCACCCAGGGATTTCATGCAGACCACCTGGCCATTGACTTGGGCGGTCCCTACGGCACAACGGTTTACGCTGCAGACGATGGCGAAGTGATTTATGCCCGTTGGGCCGAAACGGGCTACGGTTACACCCTCATTATAGACCATGGTGAGGGGTTAGAGACCTGGTATAGCCATCTCAAGGGCACTTTCCTCCAATCTGGCTTTGTTGCCCGCGGCGACCCCATTGGCGAAGTGGGCAGCACCGGCCGCTCAACCGGTCCGCATGTTCATTTTGAAGTTCGGGTCAAAGGCGAGCGGGTCAATCCCCTTGATTATTTATCGGACAGCCCCCAATAAATTCCCGCGCCAACCTCAAACCATTTATCATCATCAAAGATTCTGCCGGGCCAACACCTCATCCAAATTCCGCCCCTGTCGGAGCATTTCCCCAAATACGGCGGGAAGACCACAGTAACGAATTGCCTCAACCGCTTTATCCACATCGTAGGCCAACCGATAATGCCGTACCTGCAAAGAATCCGGCTCAAGTTGTAAAATGGCGTAGGTAGCCCGCGGGTCGCCATCGTCAGGCCGGCCCACGCTGCCGGTGTTGATGAACCATACCTTATCCACCCGGCGCACACAAGGCCGGTGTGAGTGGCCGCAGATAATAACTTCAGCCTGGGCCATTTGCGCCAATTCGTGCAGGCGGGCTTCCGGGGTAGCGGCGGTGATGGCTTCGTTATTGGAGGCGGGGCTGCCGTGGGTCAACAGAACGGGCCAACCGGCTACGGTCAGCCGTATTTCTTGGGGCAACGAGCGAAGATAGGCCCGGTGTTCTTTGCTGAGATTTTGATATGCCCACTTGAAGGCCAGATATTTTTCGGGGCGTTTGGTGTGCCGCCACTTATCTTTTTTCTGTTTAAATTTGAGTACTTTGAGGTCGTAGTTGCCCACAATGCTAACCGCGTGTTCCTGCCGGAGCCGTTGGATTACTTGGTTGGGAAAGGCATTATAGCCAACCCAGTCGCCAATATTCCAGATGGCCTCGCTGCCCTGTTGGTGGGCGTGGTTTAGCACGGTTTCCAGGGCGGGTAGATTGGCATGAACGTCTCCAATAAGGGCGATTTTCATAGGGCTGACCGTTTTATCGAGCAGGCAGGCTAAAGCTCACCACTGTGCCTTGCTCCTCCTCACTTTCCACCCTTAATTGACCCCCATGCGCCTCCACCAGCGAGCGAGCAATGGCCAGACCCAGACCGCTGCCGCCTTCGGCGCGAGAGCGGGCTTTGTCGGCGCGGTAGAATCGCTCGCCAAGGCGGGCCAGGTCTACGGCGGCAATGCCGATGCCGTTGTCTTGCACCTGCACCAGAACTGATTGATTTTGTTGACCTTTCACCTTGACCGTCACCTGCCCGCCGGGGCGGGAGTATTTGATGGCGTTGTCCAGGAGATTGACCAAGACTTGTTCAATCCGGTCCGGGTCAAGCTCTATGGCCGGGCAGCCGGGCGTGGCTTTTACTTGCAGTGTCAAGGCCCGCGTTTCAGCCTGAAAGTTTAGGCGGTCCACCACCCCCTGCACCAATTCGACCATGCCGGTTGGCCTTTTTTGTAGATTCAGGGTTTCCGAATCCACCCGCGACAGCAGCAGTAAATCTTTGACCAGCCGGATGAGCCGGTCGGTTTGGTTCTCGGCCGTTTCCAAAAAGGAATCGCGCACCTCGGGATCATCCACTGCGCCGCCGCACAGCGTTTCCAGGTATCCTTTGATGGAGGTCAAGGGTGTGCGTAATTCGTGAGACACGTTGGCCACTATGTCAATTTGCATCTGGCGGGCGGCCTTCAGCCGGGTGGTCATTTCATTGAAAGTTTGACTGAGCCGTCCCAACTCATCGCGGGATTTCACCGGCACTTGTTGGTCAAGCTGACCCTGGGCCACCGCTCCGGCTGCTTCGGTCAACCGGCGCAGGGGGTTGGCGATGGCTTGGGACAACAGCAATCCTCCCAGGCCCGACAGCACCAGGGCAATGCCGGTGGCCAGCAGCCAGCGGAGGCGTAGGTCGCGCAGCACCGCCGTCACGTCGCTCAGGGTCTGGCTCAGATACACCACTCCCACCAGCTTGCCCTCGACCAGCACCGGCATAGCTAGATGCATAGCGGCTGCTTGTCTCAGCCCGGCCGGGTCGGTGCGGCTGGCGTACTGCCCGGCCAGGGCTTGTTCCACCAGCGGGTCGGCCTGCATATTTTCACCCTGCCTGGCCAGTTGGGAGTCAACCAGCACCACCCCCTGGGTATCCAAAAGCCGAATGTGAGTGTCGAGCAGGGTGCTGAGTTCAAGGGAAGCATCGGTCAGATCGTTCATATCCAAAGGGAGATCGCCCAGAGGCGGGGCCACGTTCTGGGTTTGCAGGGCCAGGTTTCCCACCCGCTGTTGTTGGATAGCATTGTAGGCGGGCGCTTGCGCCTCAACCGGCGGCCCCCCGAGGCCGGCGCCGGGGATAAGGGCCTGGGCCGTAATCCGGGCCTGGGCGATGAGACTATCTTCCATGGCTTGCATAAAATAGCGCTCCAGAAAGGAGAGCAGCAAAAAACCCGACAGCCCCATTGCCAGAACGATCACCAGGAGGTGACTGAGGGTTAGCCGGACGCGAATACTGGAAAACATGGTCTTGCCATCAGGCTTAGGGCGATGAGGAAGGTCAAACTCGGCGCAATAATCTGGCCGGGTACCGGCAAAATCTTTTTTGTTGGTTTCATTTGACTAACCCTACCATTAATTGC
This sequence is a window from Anaerolineae bacterium. Protein-coding genes within it:
- a CDS encoding endonuclease/exonuclease/phosphatase family protein; this translates as MLNLLLSLLKKLWRIPVTLFWGGLWLFGLGLLLWYALRWWPGDRLLPVRLANYLMPWLLVGLIPALVVAGVARRYRLMMLLAIPTLLIGLTFAPLFLPRPPTVLAASTPLKVMSYNVWARNRDISSAAALIRQEQPDILLLQEVKRSDALALNQALTDLYRGSELHFIYEPAIGQAIASRYPLTPRRASYQNGRTQKVIADTPAGPIAVWNAHPHAPFRWSQQYREISGLVDEIAAMDGPLILGGVFNTTDQAETYRLISQHLQNAHWEAGWGFGFSYPAHTRRFRGRVALPPLVRIDHIFYSHHFFARQASTLPTSGGSDHLPVVTELFWIQD
- a CDS encoding class E sortase, producing MFGKRKLEDLSVEELEKTLLIKKRQVRLERFQRLSQAGCSANQALVGQDPTPPTLSATPSTPQKSTPVAVTGFQAAVVQPLPGHKEKPRILNREARSERSRSKKITDTLLLTLEVTAVLGLVVVLVISYFNLRELNDEVSIAQQNGAAAEAAPTPTASPPVSLTQLPGGHSPPTSPGGAAPDVPLHLQQWVQPSLGPASAVALAVEQKPNPPTRIVIPKINVDAPIVANITWEDLKKGVGHLPGSANPGERGNLYLAAHNDIFGEIFRHLDRLEPGDEYFIYSGEQKFRYVATEKRIIEPTDVEVMWPTTNPVATLQTCYPYLIDTHRLVVIGELAE
- a CDS encoding helix-turn-helix transcriptional regulator encodes the protein MSKLDMRTGSTTVMLLRLLAERPMYGYQIVKELQTRSEGYFDLEQGTLYPALHRLEKDGLVESTWEVVEDGPSRKYYYITDKGRVELEKSARQWSDFSHHLLKLLEGLA
- a CDS encoding metallophosphoesterase family protein is translated as MKIALIGDVHANLPALETVLNHAHQQGSEAIWNIGDWVGYNAFPNQVIQRLRQEHAVSIVGNYDLKVLKFKQKKDKWRHTKRPEKYLAFKWAYQNLSKEHRAYLRSLPQEIRLTVAGWPVLLTHGSPASNNEAITAATPEARLHELAQMAQAEVIICGHSHRPCVRRVDKVWFINTGSVGRPDDGDPRATYAILQLEPDSLQVRHYRLAYDVDKAVEAIRYCGLPAVFGEMLRQGRNLDEVLARQNL
- a CDS encoding HAMP domain-containing protein, translating into MFSSIRVRLTLSHLLVIVLAMGLSGFLLLSFLERYFMQAMEDSLIAQARITAQALIPGAGLGGPPVEAQAPAYNAIQQQRVGNLALQTQNVAPPLGDLPLDMNDLTDASLELSTLLDTHIRLLDTQGVVLVDSQLARQGENMQADPLVEQALAGQYASRTDPAGLRQAAAMHLAMPVLVEGKLVGVVYLSQTLSDVTAVLRDLRLRWLLATGIALVLSGLGGLLLSQAIANPLRRLTEAAGAVAQGQLDQQVPVKSRDELGRLSQTFNEMTTRLKAARQMQIDIVANVSHELRTPLTSIKGYLETLCGGAVDDPEVRDSFLETAENQTDRLIRLVKDLLLLSRVDSETLNLQKRPTGMVELVQGVVDRLNFQAETRALTLQVKATPGCPAIELDPDRIEQVLVNLLDNAIKYSRPGGQVTVKVKGQQNQSVLVQVQDNGIGIAAVDLARLGERFYRADKARSRAEGGSGLGLAIARSLVEAHGGQLRVESEEEQGTVVSFSLPAR
- a CDS encoding GAF domain-containing protein, with translation MQKKDSWDESNLIKTLAALNEIETSINRLGMGNDLTVTLRLIVQNAVRVVTAGADDNQAQPNASAVIWVYDQAHQGSDFDLRVAAGEPPGASPDDAPRPEGLGGRAIRRRRRVLSYEERDLSIHPAKRQAGAQSLVCYPLLVGDEVMGLLYVYRCDKRCFNETELLILDNFVNLATMAIYHGRQVGGMARALERKVKELEKLRWASQLISSRTNLPETFQEILNIGLDITAAQYGSFRLYDKEKDLLLIAALAGRKEGLADVSPLPVNERSVMGWVATKKQSLLIPDLQDSPWKAIYHPLPADRQMHAELAVPLIGAGEALEGVLNIESPRPNAFTEDDQHLLEALATQVVVALQEMRLLDAMQEIAEVLLTANEEELLKLILDRACDLINTSVGSIWTTSDPRTLVLHQSTQGERRAKRLPLNDSFTGQAIRLHRPITVDDVRVHPDFKHQELAVEQGWVSAIVVPMLMPGEPEHALGSFSLYTSQRRDFSDWDKKLLTCLANHAAIAIQNAKGVAQLKQAYNLSEREREVLTLLIQGQTNKEIADTLIVSVNTVKKHVQSIFAKLEVDSRAAAVAKALGQE
- a CDS encoding peptidoglycan DD-metalloendopeptidase family protein, producing the protein MRLDLYIGPRRQRRGRGILLVFAVLMLIGLIAWQQGWLPEAVTARLEQQAGPETLLPAAAPLPPESALTTPDTVRSQPVMNLPSIAPTATPQTQAYTADLYQEAAVDDEIPWPNVGGRAKIVTYTVQEGDTLWSIAAQFELDVDTLRWSNPDLERNPDVVPLGAELLILPVQGVYHRVAAGDTVEDIAARYGVSKEDITHYPPNALYAPYELESGQGVIVPYGRKELDIPKPSLSPDSPLAWPLVGPITQGFHADHLAIDLGGPYGTTVYAADDGEVIYARWAETGYGYTLIIDHGEGLETWYSHLKGTFLQSGFVARGDPIGEVGSTGRSTGPHVHFEVRVKGERVNPLDYLSDSPQ